Proteins encoded within one genomic window of Spirulina major PCC 6313:
- a CDS encoding CHASE2 domain-containing protein, giving the protein MLKPLRRFTSRLLRQQSLFVIVGSVTLLVIGIRWTGILQGWEWAVWDALVRSRPPATAPEDRIMIVKVEESDLQKYDYPLSDGDVATLLDIIAAAQPNVIGLDIYRGEAREPGHDRLMNTIQRLPNLVVIEQLEDDEKIGIDPPPAATPEQVGFNNVVIDADGVIRRSIFFWHLDGEAKTSFSVRVAEAYLAANQGEGLLAGPEQRRWGRQPALSPGRLGEQTVYWFEPNHGPYVRADAQGYQVVVNPRNPAQFKTVTMEEVMTGAVPAEQMRDRIILIGYTANSVKDYFNGPYSAELFQAPTQFSGVEFHANFISQMISAELDGRSLIRFGWGEAEWLWILLWAGVGGGIVWKVRSPLGHTTLLLGSATLLGSIVYGALLVGWWLPLVPPLLGMGSAAIILTSYLAYQEEEFKRSTEFLRSIIDNIPDPIFVKDPTHRWMIFNQAFCDFSGYERSQILGKTNSEIFTAVESEQFNQEEAWVFEHQTPRETEEKYTSSDGLTYLSATKRSLHKDAAGNVFLVGVIHDITERKRIEEELRRTTAELTRSNSELQKTQTHLQRLAYYDSLTGLANRKSFFESLKASLNWGRDNGKLVGLLYLDLDGFKAVNDSLGHHVGDLLLQAVAKRITHCLRDSDIVARLGGDEFTVILPGIKKHNDTGIVSEKIISTLAQPYQLEDHEVGVTVSIGSSLFPKDGETEEVLINKADHAMYCAKNGGRNQHQMAD; this is encoded by the coding sequence ATGCTGAAGCCTTTGCGTCGGTTTACCTCTCGGCTCCTTCGACAACAGAGCCTGTTTGTGATTGTCGGCAGTGTGACCCTGTTGGTGATTGGGATACGTTGGACGGGGATTTTGCAAGGCTGGGAATGGGCCGTGTGGGATGCCTTGGTGCGATCGCGCCCCCCCGCCACCGCCCCTGAAGATCGGATCATGATTGTCAAGGTGGAAGAATCCGACCTGCAAAAATATGACTATCCCCTTTCCGATGGTGATGTGGCGACGCTGCTCGACATCATTGCCGCCGCCCAGCCCAATGTCATTGGCCTGGATATTTATCGGGGCGAAGCACGGGAGCCGGGCCACGATCGCCTGATGAACACCATCCAGCGCCTCCCGAATTTGGTGGTGATTGAGCAACTCGAAGACGACGAGAAGATCGGCATTGACCCCCCGCCCGCCGCCACCCCGGAGCAGGTGGGGTTTAATAACGTGGTGATTGATGCTGATGGGGTGATTCGCCGCAGCATTTTCTTTTGGCACCTAGACGGCGAGGCCAAAACGAGTTTTTCGGTGCGGGTGGCCGAGGCCTATCTCGCGGCGAATCAGGGGGAAGGGTTACTCGCTGGGCCAGAACAACGCCGTTGGGGACGACAACCGGCCCTGTCGCCGGGTCGGCTGGGTGAGCAGACGGTGTATTGGTTTGAGCCAAACCATGGCCCCTATGTGCGGGCCGATGCCCAGGGTTATCAGGTGGTAGTGAATCCCCGCAATCCGGCGCAGTTCAAGACCGTCACGATGGAGGAGGTGATGACGGGGGCCGTGCCAGCGGAGCAGATGCGCGATCGCATTATTCTGATTGGCTACACCGCCAACAGTGTTAAAGACTATTTCAACGGCCCCTACAGTGCCGAGCTTTTCCAAGCCCCCACCCAATTTTCCGGGGTGGAGTTTCATGCCAATTTCATCAGTCAAATGATCAGCGCCGAACTCGATGGGCGATCGCTGATTCGATTTGGGTGGGGTGAAGCGGAATGGCTTTGGATCTTACTGTGGGCTGGGGTTGGTGGGGGGATTGTCTGGAAAGTGCGATCGCCCCTCGGCCATACCACCCTGTTGCTGGGGTCTGCCACCCTGCTCGGTAGCATCGTCTACGGGGCGTTGCTCGTGGGGTGGTGGCTTCCCCTTGTGCCGCCCCTCCTCGGCATGGGCAGTGCAGCGATTATCCTCACGAGCTATCTCGCCTACCAAGAAGAGGAATTCAAACGCTCCACCGAATTTCTCCGCTCCATTATCGACAACATTCCCGACCCCATTTTTGTCAAAGACCCTACCCACCGCTGGATGATTTTTAACCAAGCCTTTTGTGACTTCAGCGGCTATGAACGCAGCCAAATTTTGGGGAAAACCAATAGCGAAATTTTCACCGCTGTGGAGTCGGAACAGTTTAACCAGGAAGAGGCCTGGGTTTTTGAACATCAAACCCCCCGCGAAACGGAAGAAAAATACACCAGCAGCGATGGCCTTACCTACCTCAGTGCGACGAAGCGATCGCTCCATAAAGATGCTGCCGGTAACGTCTTCCTCGTCGGGGTCATCCACGACATCACCGAACGCAAACGGATTGAAGAAGAACTGCGCCGCACCACCGCCGAACTCACCCGCTCCAACAGCGAACTCCAAAAAACCCAGACCCACTTACAACGCCTCGCCTATTACGACTCCCTCACCGGCCTCGCCAACCGCAAATCGTTCTTTGAAAGCCTCAAAGCCTCTCTCAACTGGGGGCGCGACAACGGTAAATTAGTGGGCTTACTCTACCTCGACCTCGATGGATTCAAAGCCGTTAATGATTCCCTCGGCCATCATGTGGGAGATTTACTGCTTCAGGCCGTCGCCAAACGGATCACCCATTGCCTGCGGGACAGTGATATCGTCGCCCGCCTGGGGGGAGATGAATTCACTGTCATTCTCCCAGGGATTAAAAAGCACAATGATACGGGCATTGTGAGTGAAAAAATTATCAGCACCCTCGCCCAGCCTTACCAATTAGAAGACCATGAAGTGGGGGTCACCGTGAGTATTGGCAGCAGCTTATTTCCCAAAGATGGCGAGACGGAAGAAGTTCTGATCAATAAAGCCGACCACGCCATGTATTGCGCCAAAAACGGCGGCCGCAATCAACACCAGATGGCGGATTGA
- a CDS encoding vitamin K epoxide reductase family protein, whose amino-acid sequence MRRKRSQPWIHKWSRFIIGAIATVGFCLTAYLTITKLTGGAVICSTADFTASAQGCNSVLDSPYATVFGLPLSLFGALAYLSMGSASLLPYAINADQKAKFRESVEQWTWLFLLVGATSMMVFSGYLMYVLFFKLQMTCYYCIGSALFSLSLFGFTLFGHDWDDMGQLITTAIIAALMTLVVTLGIYSHLNRPAVAGAKQTIPAIIEQPEPGVGWEISTTSGPAEQEFAAYLTEQGAVMYGAYWCPHCFDQKLLFGKEAFAAVTYVECAEDATQVEPEPTKCDADGVTGYPAWKINDTLYPGVRPLEELATLTGYTGSQDFKYRMP is encoded by the coding sequence ATGCGGCGTAAACGTTCTCAACCTTGGATTCATAAATGGTCACGGTTCATCATTGGTGCGATCGCCACCGTGGGCTTTTGCTTAACCGCTTATCTCACTATCACCAAGCTCACCGGCGGCGCAGTGATCTGTTCCACCGCAGACTTCACCGCATCCGCCCAAGGCTGTAACAGTGTCCTGGATAGCCCCTATGCCACCGTCTTCGGCTTGCCCCTGTCCCTCTTTGGGGCCCTAGCCTATCTGAGCATGGGCAGCGCGTCCCTCCTCCCCTACGCGATTAATGCCGACCAAAAGGCCAAATTCCGCGAAAGCGTGGAGCAGTGGACTTGGTTATTTCTCCTCGTCGGGGCAACCTCGATGATGGTCTTTAGTGGCTATCTGATGTATGTCTTGTTTTTCAAGCTGCAAATGACCTGCTACTACTGCATCGGTTCGGCCCTCTTTTCCCTCAGTCTGTTCGGCTTCACTCTCTTCGGTCACGATTGGGACGATATGGGCCAACTGATCACCACAGCAATCATCGCGGCGTTGATGACCCTAGTGGTGACCTTGGGGATTTATTCGCACCTGAATCGTCCCGCCGTAGCCGGGGCCAAGCAAACCATCCCGGCGATTATAGAACAACCAGAACCGGGTGTGGGCTGGGAGATTAGCACCACCTCTGGCCCGGCAGAACAGGAATTTGCTGCCTATTTAACCGAGCAGGGGGCTGTGATGTATGGGGCGTATTGGTGTCCCCATTGTTTTGACCAAAAACTGCTGTTTGGGAAGGAAGCCTTTGCGGCGGTGACCTATGTGGAATGTGCCGAAGATGCCACGCAGGTTGAACCAGAACCGACGAAATGTGATGCCGATGGGGTGACAGGTTATCCAGCTTGGAAGATTAACGATACCCTGTATCCAGGAGTCCGCCCCCTCGAAGAGTTAGCGACACTGACGGGATACACCGGCTCTCAGGACTTTAAGTATCGAATGCCCTGA
- a CDS encoding vitamin K epoxide reductase family protein — translation MTESWLSRWSRPLMLAIAVLGILLTAYLTWAELTGQTLLCPVTANGSDCNDVLNSAYGRLFGVPLSAYGCVAYGSMAIAAGLPLAIDPDEKRSLRRSIEGKTWPLLLIGSLIMATMSGYLLSVLTFELHSFCPYCLTSALFSFTLAGLSLAGQEGEDFGSVLSTAVIVVVLTLVATLGAYAQDQPAPAVAFAGDHQAIPSLKTRPQPGKGWEIVTQSGPDEIALAQHLQATGAKMYGAYWCPHCSEQKLLFGDRAFAQIPYIECAEGGQNAQPDTCRAAGLESYPTWEIHGELYAGIHRLDELAELSGYSGSQAFRYFMPGLN, via the coding sequence ATGACTGAATCTTGGCTTTCCCGCTGGTCTCGTCCCCTGATGCTCGCGATCGCGGTCTTGGGCATCCTCCTCACCGCCTATCTCACCTGGGCAGAACTCACGGGCCAAACCCTCCTCTGTCCCGTCACCGCCAACGGCAGTGACTGTAATGATGTGCTCAACAGTGCCTATGGTCGCCTGTTTGGTGTGCCCCTCAGTGCCTATGGGTGTGTGGCCTATGGGAGCATGGCGATCGCCGCTGGACTGCCCTTAGCCATTGACCCCGACGAGAAACGCAGTTTACGGCGCAGCATCGAGGGAAAAACTTGGCCCCTGTTGCTGATTGGCTCCCTGATTATGGCCACGATGAGCGGCTATCTCCTCAGTGTGCTCACATTTGAACTCCATAGTTTTTGTCCCTATTGCCTCACTTCGGCCCTCTTTTCCTTTACCCTCGCCGGCCTGAGTTTGGCGGGGCAGGAGGGGGAAGATTTCGGCTCGGTACTTTCAACGGCGGTGATTGTCGTGGTGTTAACCCTGGTGGCCACCCTGGGAGCCTACGCCCAGGATCAACCCGCTCCGGCGGTGGCTTTCGCCGGCGATCACCAAGCGATCCCCAGTTTAAAAACTCGCCCCCAACCCGGTAAAGGTTGGGAGATCGTCACCCAATCGGGCCCGGATGAAATTGCCCTCGCCCAACACCTCCAGGCCACCGGGGCCAAAATGTACGGGGCGTACTGGTGTCCCCATTGCAGCGAACAGAAGCTCCTGTTTGGCGATCGCGCCTTTGCCCAAATTCCCTACATTGAATGTGCCGAAGGGGGCCAAAATGCCCAGCCGGACACCTGCCGCGCCGCCGGTCTTGAGTCCTATCCCACTTGGGAAATCCATGGCGAACTCTATGCGGGGATTCACCGTCTTGATGAACTCGCCGAACTCTCCGGTTACTCCGGATCACAAGCCTTTCGCTACTTTATGCCAGGCCTGAATTAA
- the btpA gene encoding photosystem I biogenesis protein BtpA: MDLKQIFSTPHPIIGVVHLLPLPSSPRWNGDLKAVIARAEQEATALAAGGVDGIIVENFFDAPFAKDHVDPAVVSAMTLVVQQIMNLVMVPVGINVLRNDARSGMAIATVCQCPFIRVNVLTGVMATDQGIIEGNAHELLRYRRELGSEVAIFADVLVKHARPLGMPNLTTAVQDTIERGLADAVILSGWSTGSPPNLEDLELAANAAKGTPVLIGSGADWDNVATLMQAADGVIVASSLKRHGQIHEPIDPIRVQGFVEAAREPVIETAIASTPLKIAP, encoded by the coding sequence GTGGATTTAAAACAGATCTTTTCTACCCCTCATCCCATTATTGGCGTGGTTCACCTGCTCCCCCTCCCCAGTTCACCCCGCTGGAATGGTGATCTCAAAGCCGTGATCGCCCGTGCGGAACAGGAGGCGACCGCCTTGGCAGCGGGTGGGGTGGATGGCATTATTGTCGAGAATTTTTTTGATGCTCCCTTTGCCAAGGATCACGTTGATCCGGCGGTGGTGAGTGCGATGACCCTGGTGGTGCAGCAAATCATGAATTTGGTGATGGTACCGGTGGGGATCAATGTGTTGCGCAATGATGCTCGTAGTGGCATGGCGATCGCGACGGTGTGCCAATGCCCGTTTATTCGCGTCAATGTGTTGACGGGGGTGATGGCGACAGATCAAGGCATTATCGAAGGCAACGCCCATGAACTGCTGCGCTATCGGCGGGAATTGGGTAGTGAGGTGGCGATTTTTGCCGATGTGTTGGTGAAGCACGCCCGGCCTCTGGGAATGCCCAATCTCACCACGGCGGTGCAGGACACGATCGAGCGGGGCTTGGCCGATGCGGTGATTCTCTCCGGTTGGTCTACGGGCAGTCCGCCGAATTTGGAGGATTTGGAATTGGCGGCCAACGCGGCGAAGGGCACGCCGGTGTTAATCGGCAGTGGGGCGGATTGGGATAATGTGGCGACCTTGATGCAGGCGGCGGATGGGGTGATTGTGGCCAGTTCCCTGAAGCGTCACGGCCAGATTCATGAGCCGATCGATCCGATTCGGGTGCAGGGGTTTGTGGAAGCGGCGCGGGAACCGGTGATTGAGACGGCGATCGCCTCTACTCCCCTGAAAATTGCGCCCTAA
- the rimO gene encoding 30S ribosomal protein S12 methylthiotransferase RimO produces the protein MGPKPTIAISHLGCEKNRIDSEHMLGLLAQSGYTVDANEGLADYVIVNTCSFIQAAREESVRTLVELAEADKKIVITGCMAQHFQTELLAELPEAVAVVGSADYHKIVDVIERVESGERVTEVSQEPTYIADETTPRYRTTTEGVAYLRVAEGCDYRCAFCIIPHLRGNQRSRSIESIVTEAKVLADQGVQELILISQITTNYGTDIYGEPKLAELLQALGNVDVPWIRMHYAYPTGLTPKVVAAMQATPNVLPYLDLPLQHSHPEILRAMNRPWQGRINDEIMTRLKTALPNAVMRTTFIVGFPGETESHFQHLCEFVERHEFDHVGVFTFSPEAETPAYHLQDQVPQDVMDDRRDRLMAIQQPIAARRNQAEIGKTVPVLIEQEHPETNLYIGRSPRFAPEVDGLVYVNGAAQLGQIIPVHITDADIYDLHGTVR, from the coding sequence ATGGGCCCCAAGCCAACCATTGCCATCTCTCATCTCGGCTGCGAAAAAAATCGGATTGATTCCGAACATATGCTCGGTCTCCTGGCTCAATCCGGGTATACCGTCGATGCCAACGAAGGCCTCGCCGACTACGTCATTGTCAACACCTGTAGCTTTATCCAGGCGGCGCGGGAAGAGTCCGTGCGCACCCTCGTTGAACTGGCCGAAGCGGATAAAAAAATTGTGATCACGGGCTGCATGGCCCAGCATTTCCAAACCGAACTTTTAGCAGAATTGCCCGAAGCAGTTGCAGTGGTGGGCAGTGCCGACTACCATAAGATAGTTGATGTTATTGAGCGAGTAGAATCTGGCGAACGGGTCACGGAGGTTTCCCAAGAGCCAACCTACATTGCTGACGAAACCACGCCCCGCTACCGCACTACAACCGAGGGAGTTGCGTATTTACGGGTTGCCGAAGGGTGTGACTATCGCTGCGCATTTTGTATTATTCCGCACCTGCGCGGCAACCAGCGATCGCGTTCAATTGAATCTATCGTCACTGAGGCGAAAGTTCTTGCCGATCAAGGCGTACAGGAGTTAATTTTAATCTCTCAAATCACGACCAATTACGGAACAGACATCTACGGCGAACCCAAACTTGCAGAATTATTGCAAGCGTTGGGAAATGTCGATGTGCCGTGGATTCGGATGCACTATGCCTATCCCACGGGTCTGACTCCCAAAGTCGTGGCCGCGATGCAAGCAACTCCTAACGTTCTGCCCTATTTAGACTTGCCCCTCCAACATTCCCACCCGGAAATTTTGCGGGCAATGAATCGGCCCTGGCAAGGGCGCATTAATGACGAAATTATGACCCGGCTGAAAACCGCCTTACCCAATGCGGTAATGCGCACCACCTTTATTGTTGGGTTTCCCGGTGAAACGGAGAGCCATTTTCAACACCTGTGCGAGTTTGTTGAACGCCATGAATTTGATCATGTGGGCGTTTTCACCTTCTCCCCGGAAGCAGAAACACCGGCGTATCATCTCCAAGACCAAGTCCCCCAAGACGTAATGGATGACCGACGCGATCGCCTGATGGCGATTCAGCAACCGATTGCTGCGCGTCGCAACCAAGCTGAAATTGGCAAAACTGTACCGGTCTTAATCGAACAAGAACATCCTGAGACCAATCTGTATATTGGGCGATCGCCCCGGTTTGCCCCGGAGGTTGATGGTCTTGTCTATGTCAACGGAGCCGCTCAGTTGGGACAAATTATCCCCGTCCACATCACCGATGCGGACATCTACGACCTCCACGGCACAGTCCGCTAA
- a CDS encoding DEAD/DEAH box helicase — translation MTISFASLGLSERCVEQLSEIGFETPTDIQAQAIPQILAGRDVVGQSQTGTGKTAAYSLPVLEHIDPQDGTVQALILAPTRELAQQVAQAVTDFAVSRRVHVLTVCGGQSIERQIRSLQRGAQIVVGTPGRVIDLLDRQKLKLDTLKWVVLDEADEMLSMGFIDDVIKIMKSTPDTRKTACFSATMPRAIQDLVQKFLKSPATVTVKQTNEAPMRIEQRVYMIPRSWTKIKALQPILEIEQPERGIIFVRTKRSAAEITVKLQGAGLTVDEYHGDLSQVQRERLVQRFRNGQVQLVVATDIAARGLDVEDLSHVINYDLPDSAETYIHRIGRTGRAGKTGKAISLIQPMDRHLLSRIERRLKQRIETSQIPTRSLVEARRLEKLKSTLQETLSGERIASFLPTVKELSAEYDPQAIAAAALQMVYDQSCPAWMKTDWDVPTDDGVQKPIKRGGGGGGANKGRSRRPYSEGSRSKKPTQWSGNRKRSHAAQ, via the coding sequence ATGACAATTTCTTTTGCAAGTCTTGGACTGTCAGAGCGTTGTGTTGAGCAACTCTCCGAGATCGGGTTTGAAACCCCCACGGACATTCAAGCACAAGCGATCCCCCAAATCTTGGCGGGCCGTGATGTGGTGGGTCAGTCCCAGACTGGAACCGGAAAAACCGCAGCCTATTCGCTGCCGGTGCTCGAACACATCGATCCGCAAGACGGAACAGTCCAAGCCTTGATTTTGGCCCCCACGCGGGAATTGGCTCAACAAGTCGCCCAAGCCGTAACAGATTTTGCAGTGAGTCGTCGTGTTCACGTCCTCACTGTCTGTGGGGGTCAATCCATCGAACGACAAATTCGGAGCCTGCAACGCGGTGCTCAGATTGTCGTCGGTACGCCTGGCCGGGTCATTGATCTGCTCGATCGCCAAAAGCTCAAGCTCGATACCCTCAAGTGGGTCGTCCTTGACGAAGCCGATGAAATGCTCAGTATGGGCTTCATTGATGATGTGATCAAGATCATGAAAAGCACCCCAGACACCCGAAAAACGGCGTGTTTCTCGGCCACCATGCCCCGTGCCATTCAAGATTTGGTGCAAAAATTCCTCAAATCCCCCGCCACCGTCACGGTCAAGCAGACCAATGAAGCTCCGATGCGGATTGAGCAACGGGTCTACATGATTCCCCGCAGTTGGACGAAAATTAAGGCGCTCCAACCGATTCTGGAAATTGAACAGCCAGAACGGGGCATTATTTTCGTGCGGACGAAGCGATCGGCGGCGGAAATCACTGTCAAGCTCCAAGGGGCTGGGTTGACCGTCGATGAATACCACGGTGACCTAAGCCAAGTGCAGCGGGAACGGTTGGTGCAACGCTTCCGGAATGGTCAGGTGCAGTTGGTGGTAGCCACGGATATCGCCGCGCGCGGCTTGGATGTGGAAGACCTCAGCCATGTGATTAACTACGATCTGCCCGATAGTGCGGAAACCTATATTCACCGCATTGGCCGCACGGGCCGAGCTGGGAAGACGGGGAAAGCGATTTCCTTGATTCAACCGATGGATCGTCACCTCCTGTCACGGATTGAGCGCCGTTTGAAACAGCGGATCGAAACGTCCCAGATTCCGACGCGATCGCTCGTTGAAGCGCGTCGCTTAGAGAAACTGAAATCCACCCTCCAAGAAACCTTGTCTGGTGAGCGGATTGCGTCGTTCTTGCCGACGGTGAAGGAGTTGAGCGCGGAATATGATCCCCAAGCGATCGCCGCTGCTGCTCTTCAAATGGTCTACGACCAATCCTGCCCGGCCTGGATGAAAACCGATTGGGATGTCCCCACGGACGACGGCGTGCAAAAACCGATTAAACGCGGTGGTGGTGGCGGTGGTGCCAATAAAGGGCGATCGCGCCGGCCCTACTCTGAAGGGAGTCGGTCGAAAAAACCCACCCAATGGTCTGGCAATCGGAAACGATCCCATGCGGCGCAATAA
- the thrC gene encoding threonine synthase, which yields MVLSPSAPAIIDPSRHQGWPGLIRHYQEFLPVSETTPVVTLHEGNTPLIPIPTIAAEIGRHVAVYAKYDGLNPTGSFKDRGMTMAVSKAKEAGDRAVICASTGNTSAAAAAYACRAGMKAYVLIPDGYVALGKLAQALLYGADVIAIDGNFDDCLTLVRQLADHYPVTLVNSLNPYRLQGQKTAAFEVVDALGDAPDWLCIPMGNAGNITAYWMGFCEYHQRGKSGRLPRMMGFQAAGAAPMVTGHLCSDPQTVATAIRIGNPANWEKAIAVQEASQGDFNAVTDDEILHAYRLLAGQEGIFCEPASAASVAGLLQCKDQVPDGATVVCVLTGNGLKDPDTAIQASTNQAHTGIANDLNTVAQVMGMA from the coding sequence GTGGTTTTAAGTCCTTCTGCCCCCGCGATTATTGACCCCTCACGCCATCAAGGGTGGCCGGGTCTGATCCGCCATTATCAAGAATTTCTCCCCGTCAGCGAGACAACGCCGGTGGTCACCCTTCACGAAGGGAATACCCCCTTGATTCCGATCCCGACGATCGCCGCAGAAATCGGTCGTCATGTCGCTGTCTACGCTAAATATGATGGTCTCAACCCCACCGGCAGTTTTAAAGACCGGGGCATGACGATGGCGGTGTCCAAAGCGAAAGAAGCGGGCGATCGCGCCGTCATTTGTGCCAGTACCGGAAACACCTCCGCAGCGGCAGCGGCCTATGCCTGCCGAGCGGGAATGAAAGCCTATGTCTTAATCCCCGATGGCTATGTGGCACTGGGTAAACTGGCGCAAGCCCTGCTATATGGGGCAGACGTGATCGCCATTGATGGTAATTTTGATGACTGTCTCACCCTAGTGCGGCAGTTGGCGGATCACTACCCCGTCACCTTGGTGAATTCCCTCAACCCCTACCGTCTCCAAGGCCAGAAAACCGCAGCCTTTGAGGTGGTGGATGCCCTGGGGGATGCTCCGGATTGGCTCTGTATCCCGATGGGAAATGCGGGCAATATTACCGCCTATTGGATGGGATTTTGTGAATATCACCAACGGGGCAAGAGTGGGCGCTTGCCGAGAATGATGGGGTTTCAGGCGGCGGGGGCGGCTCCGATGGTCACCGGTCACCTGTGCTCCGATCCCCAAACGGTGGCGACGGCGATCCGGATTGGGAATCCGGCGAATTGGGAAAAAGCGATCGCCGTTCAGGAAGCCTCCCAAGGGGACTTTAACGCCGTCACCGATGACGAAATTCTCCACGCCTATCGCCTCCTTGCGGGTCAAGAGGGGATTTTCTGCGAACCGGCCAGCGCCGCCTCCGTGGCGGGCCTGCTCCAATGCAAAGACCAAGTGCCCGACGGTGCGACGGTGGTTTGTGTGCTGACGGGGAACGGCTTAAAAGATCCCGATACGGCGATTCAAGCCAGCACCAACCAAGCCCACACCGGGATCGCCAATGATCTGAATACCGTGGCGCAGGTAATGGGGATGGCCTAA
- the lpxD gene encoding UDP-3-O-(3-hydroxymyristoyl)glucosamine N-acyltransferase, whose product MKFSELLERFEADWVQSDSLSLGSHCNPVLNGVAAVETAPSGTISYIEGDKFAAQVDRTAASVLILPVDEGLQARATARGIAWVATPEPRLLFAVAIAQFYQPYQLAPQIHPTAVLDPSVQVGDDVAIGAHVVIERGVTLGDRVCIFPNTVIYPDCEIGAGTVIHANCTIEERTVIGADCIIHSGAVIGGEGFGFVPQPQGYVKMNQSGRVILGDRVDVGCNSTIDRPSVGVTQIGTGTKIDNLVQIAHNCTVGDHAVMSAQVGLSGQVTVGNWAILAGQVGVSNKVKIGDGAIATAQSGLHRDVGPKEVVSGSPAIANSLWLKVSAVYSRLPEIYQTLRQLKRAAK is encoded by the coding sequence ATGAAATTTAGTGAACTGTTAGAACGCTTTGAGGCGGACTGGGTGCAGAGTGATAGCCTCTCGCTTGGTAGCCATTGTAACCCGGTCTTGAACGGGGTCGCGGCCGTAGAAACCGCACCATCGGGAACGATCAGCTACATCGAGGGGGATAAATTTGCGGCGCAGGTGGATAGGACGGCGGCCAGTGTGTTGATTTTGCCGGTGGATGAGGGGTTACAGGCACGGGCGACGGCACGGGGCATCGCTTGGGTGGCGACACCGGAGCCGCGCTTGCTGTTTGCTGTGGCGATCGCTCAATTCTACCAACCCTACCAACTCGCGCCCCAAATCCACCCGACGGCGGTGCTTGATCCCTCGGTGCAGGTGGGGGATGATGTGGCGATCGGGGCCCATGTGGTGATTGAGCGGGGGGTGACGCTGGGCGATCGCGTCTGTATTTTCCCGAATACGGTGATCTACCCCGACTGTGAGATCGGCGCGGGCACGGTGATTCATGCCAACTGCACGATCGAAGAACGCACGGTGATCGGGGCTGACTGCATCATCCACAGCGGCGCGGTGATTGGCGGGGAGGGGTTCGGGTTTGTGCCCCAGCCCCAGGGTTATGTGAAGATGAACCAGTCGGGGCGGGTGATTTTGGGCGATCGCGTCGATGTGGGCTGTAATTCCACCATTGACCGCCCCTCGGTGGGGGTAACCCAGATCGGCACGGGCACAAAGATTGATAACTTGGTGCAAATTGCCCATAACTGCACGGTGGGCGACCATGCGGTGATGTCGGCTCAGGTGGGCCTATCGGGACAGGTGACGGTGGGCAATTGGGCGATCTTGGCGGGCCAGGTGGGGGTGTCGAACAAGGTGAAGATTGGGGATGGTGCGATCGCAACGGCCCAATCTGGCCTGCATCGGGATGTGGGCCCGAAGGAGGTGGTGTCTGGCAGTCCTGCGATCGCTAACTCCCTCTGGCTCAAGGTGTCGGCGGTCTACAGTCGCCTCCCGGAAATCTACCAAACCCTCCGCCAACTCAAACGCGCCGCGAAGTAG
- a CDS encoding TerD family protein, whose amino-acid sequence MAVSLQKGQRVSLEKLAPGLKAAFIGLGWDARSTDGQPFDLDASIFLLDANEKLPSDRHFIFYNNLTSPDPDQSVKHMGDNLTGAGDGDDEAMILDLRKVPENIQKMVFTVTIYEAPQRGQNFGQVHNAFVRLVNVETKEEVLRYDLGEDYSTETAMIMAEIYRKDGDWRMNAVGQGYQGGLQALLDRYS is encoded by the coding sequence ATGGCAGTTTCTCTCCAAAAAGGACAACGAGTTTCCCTCGAAAAATTGGCCCCCGGACTCAAAGCCGCCTTTATCGGCTTAGGGTGGGATGCTCGTTCTACCGATGGTCAACCCTTTGATTTGGATGCGTCGATCTTCCTCCTGGATGCCAACGAAAAACTCCCGTCAGACCGCCATTTCATTTTTTACAATAACCTGACTAGTCCCGATCCTGACCAATCCGTCAAGCACATGGGGGACAACCTCACCGGAGCCGGAGACGGCGATGATGAAGCGATGATCCTCGATCTGCGCAAAGTCCCTGAAAACATTCAAAAAATGGTGTTCACCGTCACCATCTACGAAGCCCCCCAGCGGGGCCAAAACTTCGGGCAAGTCCACAATGCCTTTGTGCGCCTGGTGAATGTGGAAACCAAAGAAGAAGTGTTGCGCTACGACCTCGGCGAAGACTATTCCACGGAAACCGCGATGATCATGGCGGAAATTTATCGCAAAGATGGGGACTGGCGGATGAATGCCGTAGGCCAAGGCTATCAAGGCGGCTTACAAGCCTTGCTCGATCGCTATAGTTAA